AGCGCCAGGTTCTCTCAAAGCTCCACGCGAAACCGGCGTTAAGGCGCGTGCCACACTCGAGCTCAGTGACTAAAACGGTAAGATCCCAAATTACATCTAACGGAGCTCATGgcacaattatacatttattatggcCTACTTTACAAATATCATATGGCCACATTATGTGAGTGGTTTATGATTCATATAAATCTAACAGTTGTACTACATTTTATTACTAAAATAGCTACTTTAGtatatatctattattattaaagtaactTTTTCACATCTTTAATAATGATAAAGAACAGTTTAGCttggtttgttttgttcattACTAACATTTAAGTGGTATTTATTTGACTTCATTTCAAAATTTGCAGCTAATATCATTGATAAGTTTTATggtcttttttaatgtttttttttttttttttttttttagataaagatgTATAGGTTCACACGATCCGCCATGATGATGCCCATGATGAACTATGGCATGGGAATGGCCCCTTTCTTCAAGGTAAAAtgccattaaacacacacacacacacacacacacacacacacacacacacacacacacacacacacacacaaatgttattAATGAAACAGATCAATAGAATATGGTTTCACCTTAACCTGGCATACAAACTAAATTTTCattgaaatcattatttttaaggaACTTTTTCAAGTATATAACaggaaaacacttaaaaaaaattaaaaatcacaccACACACTTAACCTGTGTGCTTTTACTGTGCTAGGTGACTGTATTTGAGCAGGAACACTTCCAGGGAAAATGTCAGGAATTCACTTCAGAATGCTGCAACATCCAGGAGTGTGGCTTCGACAACATCCGTTCTATTCGCGTTGAGAGTGGCGCGTGAGTTACAGAATGTGTGCTTCCATGCAGTATGCTCTAGGGAGCTTTCAGCCAGTAGTGTTTGCCCATGTTTGACTGGATGTTCTCTCTCTCAATAGCTGGGTGGGTTATGAGCACCACGACTTCCAGGGACAGCAGTTCATCCTGGAGAGAGGAGAGTATCCTCACTGGGATGCCTACAGTGGAAACCTCTCCTACCATGTGGAGAGACTCATGTCTTTTAGACCTGTTTACTGTGCTGTGAGTTATTCATTTCCTTTCATATACTAGAAATCGTAAAGGAATACAGTATTTTGTGCTGgctaatatgtaatatttattcaaCAAGTGAAGTCTCCATAACaagattttaagaaaaaaaatcaagttgcATTGGAGTGGTCATGGGATTTCAACATAGCAGCCCTAATAGGTCAACAGTTGAGATTAGCTATATacttagaaatatatataaaggtAGATGCCACATTTGACACTGTCTACATGTTCACCATCTCACAATAAAACTCAATGATTTTGTCAGTCAATGAGATACCACAACAGCAGTCTCTGGTTGTAAAAAATGCAGAGATTTAAATTCCTGAAAAAACTGCATAAACTTTCACAAGGTAGAATTTTGTGGTTTGTGTTTCTAATATGTATTAACTCAGTATTAaagcttttaaatgtaatattagcGAACAATTACATCTTGTTTTGTGTTAGTTTACCAAAATAATCTGCTGAAGTCTATTGCAGATATAGATATTCATACAGAGTTGCATACATACAGGCTACCTGCTCTCGATTGTTTACAGACTGGATGTGCTCGTTCCAATATGGCGGATGGCTTGCGTTTAGCAGCCCATAAAAATATAGGCATCTACCTAAacatatatatggtatatattgcTTTATGCATGCATACTCTATGTATTCAGGTAACATTTGATATTCTTAATGGATAGTATACTGGTAGATATTTTGTATATGTGTTTTATCTTTCGGTTAATAtgtctatttagctttatttttatttcagtactaTAATTAGTAATTTTggtattttaacttatttaatttcagttagctGCAGAGGcaacattttagttttaagttttttttttatctttatttcaaatattcttctatttcagctttaatttaattaacagaaatgtttttaatagttttagttaacaacaacaGCACTGATGTAATCTCTCGAATATGTGGATATTAAGGGttaatctctctcgctctcccctCAGTCCCACCAGAGCAGTCGCATGACCATCTTCGAGAGGGAGAACTTCCTGGGCCGCAGTGTGGAGCTGTGTGATGACTACCCCTCTCTGCAGGCCATGGGATGGTGTGGTCCTGAAGTGGGCTCCATGCATGTGCAGTGTGGCGCGTGAGTCTCTTCTCTGTATTTTAATGTTCTCCTTTTGGCACAGAAGTACCTAACACTCGTTTCTCCATCTATGTGTGTAGTTTTGTGTGTTACGAGTTCCCAGGATACAGGGGAAGGCAGTACATCATGGAGTGTGAGAGGCACAGCGGAGACTTTCAGCACTGGAGAAACTGGGGTTCCCACAGCCAGACCCCTCAGATCCAGTCCATCCGCAGAATCCAGCACTAAGAGCTCAGGCTCACCGGGGGACACTTCACTGATCACCCTGCCGCCCGACAAACAcactttacacatacacacactcacactgtttTTCCTAATGAGTGTCTTTTTATTGCTAGGAACACACATATCTAGACGGCACACATACCATCATATTTTACATGAGGGTGCCAATCACGTTTCTGACTATGACTAATGTCAGGTGCTAAACAACACCCTCCCGAGGTGCTCAACACAACCAATGCAAACCGAAGCTAAGTTAAGCCATATCCCCGGAGGGGGACTGGCTGAGAGCTCAGAACAAAAACATCagacaaataaatacttaataaataaatttgtgttCACTTCAGTGACTCAGTTCTGTGCAGTTATTGTGTGTCAGGATGTGGGATACACAGAGTACATTCATTTCATTGGAACCAATCCATAAtccaatgtattaaaaataatgacatttaatgactagtttaagatatttattacacatgatttttttcttaaattcatAATAAATCACTGCTGATACTTCTAATTAAAGCAAACCTGATGAGTTTCTCATATGTTCATGTTGAAATCTGCAATTTTTGTGTGGTTATTGTTATAAGACAGTCAGTAGAAATAGAGAAGCTGTGAATCTTTGTTGATTCAAagtcagctttacagaaaatcactgttaatattttttatatcttcATTCCTTATCTACATTTAGTTGAGCGataataaagttaatattttCCATCAATACATCCAATCAAGCAGTTCATATttgctatataatatatatatctttatgtcAGTGTACAGGATGTACTTATACGTCCAACTTTTAATATATAACTGATAATATAGTTCACAAGTAACCAaccatttttataaacattaacaaatattaataaatggtgTGAAAcacattgctcattgttagtgCATGTTATCTTATGCATTAAC
This genomic stretch from Carassius auratus strain Wakin unplaced genomic scaffold, ASM336829v1 scaf_tig00214077, whole genome shotgun sequence harbors:
- the cryba1l1 gene encoding crystallin, beta A1, like 1, with product MDSQHPCGTSIVYAELATLWSVPRAHQNALHAPGAHNSGCAHAVVGIKPKRQVLSKLHAKPALRRVPHSSSVTKTIKMYRFTRSAMMMPMMNYGMGMAPFFKVTVFEQEHFQGKCQEFTSECCNIQECGFDNIRSIRVESGAWVGYEHHDFQGQQFILERGEYPHWDAYSGNLSYHVERLMSFRPVYCASHQSSRMTIFERENFLGRSVELCDDYPSLQAMGWCGPEVGSMHVQCGAFVCYEFPGYRGRQYIMECERHSGDFQHWRNWGSHSQTPQIQSIRRIQH